AGTCGGGGAGATCGGTGATAAGGGTTTTGCTCGGGTCGGTCGAACCTCGCTCATGACCAACCACGCCGGCTTCGACGCGCGGCTCCAGCGTTCGGGCGTGGCGTTCACCGCCCGGGACGCGGCGCTGCTCGAAGCCGTCGACGACCAGGCCTCGCTCAACGCCGCCGCGGCGGCGCTCGGGCGGTCGTACTCGCGCTCGCAGCGCCGGGTGGTCGAACTCGAGGACGCGTTCGGCTCGCTGGTCGAGCGCCAGCGCGGGGGCTCGGGCGGCGGCGGGAGCCGGCTCACCGACACCGCCCGCGACCTCCTCGCCGAGTTCGAGCGGCTCGAAGTCGAGTTCACCGGCGTCGCGGAGGCCGAGGAGACGGTTCTTCCGGGAACGGTCGTCGAGCGCGACGGCGAACTCGCCACGGTCGAGACGGCGGCGGGGCCCGTCCGCGCCATCGTGCCCGCGGACGCCGTCGCGGTCCGGGTCGTGATCCGCGCCGACGCCGTCACGCTCCATCCACCCGAGAGCCTCCCCGAGGACGACACCAGCGCCCGCAACCGGTTCGCGGGGCGCGTCACGGCGGTCGAACCGGGCGAAACCCTCGCGCGCGTCGTGCTCGACGTCGGTGCCGGGAGTCCGCTCGCCGTGCTCGTCACGACGACCAGCGTCGACACCCTCGACCTCGCCCCGGGAACCGACGTCGTAGCCTCCTTCAAGGCCACCGCGACGCGGGCGTTCCCCGACAGTCACGCCGACACCGAAGACCCGTAGGCTGGGTCCTCGTCGAACTCCCACCGGCGGGAGAACTCGTCAGAAGGGTAATGAGAACGGGGCCCGTACTCGAAGGGTATGTCAGGAACGATAACCGAGAAAATCATCGAAGCACACCTCGTCGAGGGCGAGACCGAACCCGGCGAGGAGATCGCCATCGAGATCGACCAGACGCTGACCCAGGACGCGACGGGAACGATGGTGATGCTCGAACTCGAATCGATGGCGGTCGACGAGGTCCGGACCGAGCTCTCGGCGCAGTACGTCGACCACAACCTGATCCAGGAGGACAACAAGAACCCCGACGACCACCTCTTCCTCAAGAGCGCGTGTCAGAAGTGGGGTGTGTGGTACTCGCCCGCCGGCAACGGGGTCTCCCATCCCGTCCACCAGGAGCGCTTCGGGATCCCCGGCAAGACGCTGCTGGGGTCGGATTCGCACACCCCCGCGGCGGGCGCGATGGGGATGCTCGCCATCGGATCTGGGGGATTGGACATCGCGATGGCGATGGCCGGCGAGCCCTATCACGTCGAGATGCCCGAGGTCTGGGGCGTCGAGCTGGAGGGGGAGCTCCCCGACTGGTGTAGCGCGAAG
This window of the Halococcus hamelinensis 100A6 genome carries:
- a CDS encoding TOBE domain-containing protein, whose translation is MTNHAGFDARLQRSGVAFTARDAALLEAVDDQASLNAAAAALGRSYSRSQRRVVELEDAFGSLVERQRGGSGGGGSRLTDTARDLLAEFERLEVEFTGVAEAEETVLPGTVVERDGELATVETAAGPVRAIVPADAVAVRVVIRADAVTLHPPESLPEDDTSARNRFAGRVTAVEPGETLARVVLDVGAGSPLAVLVTTTSVDTLDLAPGTDVVASFKATATRAFPDSHADTEDP